In Ruficoccus amylovorans, the genomic stretch CTTGCCCGCGTGGATGCCGAAGCCGCTGTGACGCCAGTTGAGCATCTGACGGGCCTGCTCGGCGGTGAGCTTTCTCCGCTTCACCATGCGCTTGAGCAGGCGGTGACGCAGGAGTTCGGCAGCGGGCTCCCAGTCCAGGTAATGCAAGGCATGGAACGTGCGGTGGCCAACAAACGCTCCGTCCGTCACAAGGATATGCAGGTGCGGATGAAAATTTAGATAATCCCCGAAAGTCTGAATAGCAATGACCATGCCCGGCTGGCCATCGGGCGTCCCCAGTCGTAATCGGATGTAGTCGCGCAAGCACCGCCAGGCAATCTGGCTCAAATCGGTGAACAAGCTTCGATCGAACAGAAAGGCACGTCGCAATCGCTTCGGCAGGGTGAGTACGACCTGCCGGTGCGGGACATTGCGCACAACTTCGTGCCGGATAAGCTCTCCAAACTCTTGCACCTTCTTTTGATGGCAACTCGGGCAAAAGTAGCGCTGCTTACAACTGAAGGGCACCAGGTAATCATGGCCGCAGTGATCACAGTGCAACCGGGCAAATCCACGGGAAAGATCGCCACAGGTTTCAAAGGCCTTCAGGGTGGGCGTAATCTCAGTGCGCAACCTGCCGTCCCGCTGTTCGAAGCGCACCGCATATTGATCGAAAAAGGCTTTACCGTGCTCAGACAGACATTGCCATAGCGGAGAAGCCCTCGGGCGACGCGGACGATAGAGCGAAATCGGCACGCCGGATAGTGCTCACTTGTTCATCGCCCATGGCAAGCCTGAAAGCAAGTTCTTCAACCGAATCTGCTGTGACAGGTGGAATTACTTCCGGTGCACCCGGCTGCTGACGACTTTTTTGCGGGCCACCTTTGAGCCCTCAGGCATATCGGGGGTCAATAGCTGCCACGCCCTTAAGCCATAAGGGGCGGCGAGGCGTTCCACGGTCGAGAGCCAGATCTCTTTCTTCCGGGCACCTTCGATGTCCTGGTAAAACTTGTAGCCGATACCCGCCAACTGGGCAAACTCCTCCTGTGTAAGGCCATGCCTGGCTCGTAATGACCGTAATCTGTCTCCCAGTTCCGCCAGCGAATTATCCACCTCACAACCATATGATCGTAGGGCTTGACAGATAACCCTACGAACTTAGGGTAAATATAAATGAGTGACTGCTTTTACTACGTAACGAGGCATACATGCTACAATTCCGTAAAGCGCGCGTTATGGTACACGTTTTTGCTTACCCTGACTGCCAGTCTTACTGTCGTTTGCGGCAGCAACCTTTTGGCACAGGAAAAACTTCCAGACATAACCCCACAGGCCGATGTGGACGAAAACCTGTTCCTAGTGAGGGTCTTAGAGTCTCTCTACAGTCAGTGGCCGTCATACGCTTCGGACCCGGATGAGTTCACTGCGGAGTCAGCGGAACTGCGGAAGGAAGCCGTTCGGTTCCGCCAGCATATCCAGAGGCATGATGAACTCGATAAAGCTCTGGGTGCAAGGTTCACAGACTTTATTGCGGCACTGGATGCTTATACAGATTTCCTTGCCAACATCAGCGTAATCAAAGCCGAGGCGGCTAAAAGACAGCAGCAAGATAGTTTTCAGTCTGGCTATGAAGGAGGTTATGCTGGTGCAGCAAGCTTCTCAACCCTAACCAATTCGGGGTATGACACGGGGGATGCCGCAGTTATTTCGCTTGTCATCGGCGGTCTTGTATATGCTGCGGATGCGTGGAACAGATCAAACGAGAGCGATGAGGCCCAAAAGCGTGCTGTTGATGCAGAAGCAAGACGCATTGGAGATAGGTATCTGGCATCCCTAACTCAGGCTCAGGCAACAGCGAGGACGCTCGCAAAGAAACATGGTTGGGCTCCCTCTGAGATTGGTTGGGAACTTTCGGATGAGGAAGCCCAAGTTGTTACTCGTCTCCTTGAAACAAACGATTGGAGTGCCCTCGTAAGGGTTCTGGAGAGGCAGACCAGCCTACGCCCGCGTGACGCAATCACCCACTTGTCATTGAGTTACTTTAAGGCTCTAGCATTTGCGGAGGACAGCGACATACTTGGCAACACAGCCAGAGACTTATATGCCACGGCATCGCTTGTCCCTGCGGACGGGGTTTACGATGACTATCGCATTGCCTGTGTTTCTCTTGCTGCGCTCATAGCCTCGCAGGCTCGGCTTGTGGAGTTTCAAAACGGCCAAGCAGTTTCCCAAAGCACAGCGAATGGCCAATTAGCTGTGTCCTTATGGAAAAAGTTACTGGCCATGAGTCCTTCTGATCCAACTGGAGAGATACGCGAGGCACTGGCATTTGCTCTCATGGGGGTGAACTCGTTAGGTGAGGCCCTGCAATATGCGAACGATGTCCTTAGGTTACGAGAAATCGATCCTCAGTTTTGCTATAATTATGCCTGTCTACTCAGCAGGGCAGGTGCCCTAGAGAACTCTCTTCGGTGGCTCGACGCAAGCATTCGGCAGGGCTACTCACACGTGG encodes the following:
- a CDS encoding IS91 family transposase, whose protein sequence is MPISLYRPRRPRASPLWQCLSEHGKAFFDQYAVRFEQRDGRLRTEITPTLKAFETCGDLSRGFARLHCDHCGHDYLVPFSCKQRYFCPSCHQKKVQEFGELIRHEVVRNVPHRQVVLTLPKRLRRAFLFDRSLFTDLSQIAWRCLRDYIRLRLGTPDGQPGMVIAIQTFGDYLNFHPHLHILVTDGAFVGHRTFHALHYLDWEPAAELLRHRLLKRMVKRRKLTAEQARQMLNWRHSGFGIHAGKRIQRDDHDALERLAQYILRNPFSLDKMTYLPESGEVIYRSRRNYATKRYWERFDGPAFIAAMVRHIPAPRQHLVRYYGAYSNRARGERRKHAPVSRAAETSLPTKKSLADFAASSDRNARLSRSRAFDRGLFVDPHPDALAPALHAPVAAPHDTARFLGDDPILFSSRLIPYLAWRVKNGVS
- a CDS encoding helix-turn-helix domain-containing protein → MDNSLAELGDRLRSLRARHGLTQEEFAQLAGIGYKFYQDIEGARKKEIWLSTVERLAAPYGLRAWQLLTPDMPEGSKVARKKVVSSRVHRK
- a CDS encoding TPR end-of-group domain-containing protein; its protein translation is MAQEKLPDITPQADVDENLFLVRVLESLYSQWPSYASDPDEFTAESAELRKEAVRFRQHIQRHDELDKALGARFTDFIAALDAYTDFLANISVIKAEAAKRQQQDSFQSGYEGGYAGAASFSTLTNSGYDTGDAAVISLVIGGLVYAADAWNRSNESDEAQKRAVDAEARRIGDRYLASLTQAQATARTLAKKHGWAPSEIGWELSDEEAQVVTRLLETNDWSALVRVLERQTSLRPRDAITHLSLSYFKALAFAEDSDILGNTARDLYATASLVPADGVYDDYRIACVSLAALIASQARLVEFQNGQAVSQSTANGQLAVSLWKKLLAMSPSDPTGEIREALAFALMGVNSLGEALQYANDVLRLREIDPQFCYNYACLLSRAGALENSLRWLDASIRQGYSHVAWAWEDPDLQRVRIAYSKEFAELLTPRWSWTVTDDWVWDDVTLSNESHFPLSNIEFSITLNKGARQETRKLTCRYLEPGKTKTWVDVVRGVEGVWDSSSTASLLCDQNRALEGANQNADPVSDGWHPPLKYP